In the Rhizobium sp. CB3090 genome, one interval contains:
- a CDS encoding Mth938-like domain-containing protein translates to MAKGIEIRNAHFPGRAPIDAYGNGGFRFADMSHRGSLLCLPSGIYGWDMTPEDALTPAHFQKVLDESAEIEVLLVGTGLELRPLPSELRAMLRAKQISSDSMNTGAAVRTFNIMLAESRAVAAALIAV, encoded by the coding sequence GTGGCAAAAGGCATAGAAATACGGAACGCGCATTTTCCCGGCCGCGCACCGATCGACGCTTATGGCAATGGCGGTTTCCGGTTTGCCGATATGTCGCATCGCGGTTCGCTGCTCTGCCTGCCCTCGGGCATCTATGGCTGGGATATGACGCCGGAGGATGCGCTGACGCCGGCGCATTTCCAGAAAGTGCTCGATGAGTCCGCCGAGATCGAAGTGCTGCTGGTCGGCACGGGCTTGGAACTGCGGCCCTTGCCTTCGGAGCTGAGGGCAATGCTCCGCGCCAAGCAGATTTCTTCCGATTCGATGAACACGGGAGCGGCGGTGCGCACATTCAACATCATGCTGGCTGAGTCCCGCGCTGTTGCCGCGGCGCTGATCGCCGTTTGA